A portion of the Haemophilus influenzae genome contains these proteins:
- the narQ gene encoding nitrate/nitrite two-component system sensor histidine kinase NarQ: MYTKGSVSTRIAKYLFIILIVAGVISSLSLAIMSSNKYDAEAINISGSLRMQSYRLLYEMQDQPESVETNLRRYHISLHSSALLEVQNQFFTPNVLKHSYQNILQRWTNMEKYARQQDVKNYSKQLTDYVADVDYFVFELQRFSEQKWILGVSVLGFAMLLILLMVSYVIWYTNREVVKPLHLMTKASMQVQMRQFNHIPLDTRKQNELGTLARVFTQMSTELGQLYSRLEEAVNEKTQKLRQTNRTLSTLYQSAQLLNTNTINDKILNQVLHYIFISDHLNFVKVEVMGAEHWDITLGKQDANNELQIETLSVDNEELGVLSWQAGLPCPDPRIMQNLAQMLARALYFHKNLRQKEQILLMEERSIIARELHDSLAQVLSFLQIQLTLLKHNLKKEDEQSKEKSLAIIADFEQALSGGYAQLRELLATFRLTIQEANLQLALEQVINSLRTQTSMQMNVKSQLPSQSLNPQQLVHILQIVREATTNAIKHSQGTAIEISARINAEGEYEILVEDDGVGIPNLEEPEGHYGLNIMAERCRQLNAQLHIHCREQGGTQVKITLPHTLF, translated from the coding sequence GTGTATACTAAAGGTTCCGTTTCCACTCGTATTGCGAAATATTTATTTATCATTCTTATCGTTGCTGGTGTGATTAGTTCTCTCAGTTTGGCAATTATGAGCAGTAATAAATATGATGCCGAAGCCATTAATATTTCAGGTTCTTTGCGTATGCAAAGTTATCGCTTGCTTTATGAAATGCAAGACCAACCAGAAAGCGTGGAAACGAACTTACGTCGTTATCATATAAGTCTTCATTCATCTGCTTTATTGGAAGTTCAAAATCAATTTTTCACACCGAATGTATTAAAACATTCCTATCAAAACATTTTGCAACGTTGGACGAACATGGAAAAATATGCACGCCAACAGGATGTAAAAAACTATAGTAAGCAGCTTACTGACTATGTGGCAGATGTTGATTATTTTGTGTTTGAATTACAACGTTTTAGTGAGCAAAAATGGATTTTGGGCGTTTCAGTATTAGGTTTTGCGATGTTGTTAATTTTGCTGATGGTGTCTTATGTGATTTGGTATACAAACCGAGAAGTTGTGAAACCTTTGCATTTAATGACAAAAGCCAGTATGCAAGTGCAAATGCGTCAATTCAATCATATTCCACTTGACACAAGGAAACAAAATGAACTTGGCACACTGGCTCGCGTATTTACACAAATGTCCACAGAACTGGGACAGCTTTATTCCCGTTTAGAAGAAGCGGTAAACGAAAAAACGCAAAAGTTGCGTCAAACTAACCGCACTTTAAGCACTCTTTATCAAAGTGCTCAACTTCTGAATACAAACACAATTAACGATAAAATTTTAAATCAAGTTTTGCATTACATTTTTATTAGCGACCATTTGAACTTCGTTAAAGTGGAAGTGATGGGGGCTGAACATTGGGATATTACATTGGGTAAGCAAGATGCTAATAATGAACTACAAATCGAAACCCTTTCTGTGGATAACGAAGAATTAGGTGTACTGTCTTGGCAAGCAGGATTACCTTGTCCAGATCCCCGAATTATGCAAAATTTAGCGCAAATGCTTGCTCGTGCGCTTTATTTCCATAAAAATTTACGTCAGAAAGAACAGATTTTATTAATGGAAGAACGCTCAATTATCGCGCGAGAATTGCACGATTCCTTGGCACAAGTCTTATCATTTTTACAAATTCAACTTACTTTGCTCAAACATAACCTGAAGAAAGAAGACGAACAATCAAAAGAAAAGAGTTTGGCAATTATTGCCGATTTTGAACAAGCCCTTTCTGGTGGTTACGCACAGTTACGCGAGCTTTTAGCCACTTTCCGTTTAACCATACAAGAAGCGAATTTACAACTCGCTTTAGAACAGGTAATTAATTCTTTACGCACTCAAACTTCAATGCAAATGAATGTAAAAAGTCAATTACCCTCACAAAGTTTAAATCCTCAACAGTTAGTGCATATACTTCAAATTGTACGTGAGGCAACAACCAATGCAATCAAACATTCTCAAGGCACAGCAATTGAAATAAGTGCAAGAATTAATGCGGAAGGCGAATATGAAATTTTAGTTGAAGATGATGGGGTTGGCATTCCAAATCTTGAAGAACCAGAAGGGCATTACGGCTTGAATATTATGGCGGAACGCTGTCGTCAGCTTAATGCACAATTGCATATTCATTGCCGTGAACAAGGCGGCACGCAAGTCAAGATTACCTTGCCGCATACATTATTTTAG
- the plsY gene encoding glycerol-3-phosphate 1-O-acyltransferase PlsY, with translation MSLFALFYMLFAYLLGSISSAILICRIAGLPDPRQNGSHNPGATNVLRIGNRKSALAVLIFDMLKGMIPVWAGYYLGLTQFELGMVALGACLGHIFPIFFQFKGGKGVATAFGAIAPISWAVAGSMFGTWIFVFLVSGYSSLSAVISALLVPFYVWWFKPEFTFPVALVCCLLIYRHHDNIQRLWRGQEDKVWAKFKKK, from the coding sequence ATGAGCCTTTTCGCCCTTTTTTATATGCTTTTTGCCTATCTTTTAGGCTCAATTTCCAGTGCGATTTTAATTTGTCGCATTGCAGGCTTGCCAGATCCACGTCAAAATGGTTCACACAACCCTGGGGCGACAAATGTGTTGCGCATTGGAAATCGTAAGTCTGCCTTGGCGGTGCTTATTTTTGATATGTTAAAAGGGATGATTCCTGTATGGGCAGGTTATTATTTAGGTTTAACCCAATTTGAATTAGGAATGGTCGCACTTGGTGCTTGTTTAGGGCATATTTTCCCAATTTTCTTTCAATTTAAAGGTGGCAAAGGTGTTGCAACTGCCTTTGGGGCAATCGCACCGATTTCTTGGGCTGTTGCAGGTTCAATGTTTGGTACGTGGATCTTTGTTTTTCTTGTTAGTGGCTATTCTTCATTAAGTGCGGTTATTTCTGCTTTACTTGTGCCTTTTTATGTTTGGTGGTTTAAACCTGAATTTACTTTTCCTGTTGCACTGGTGTGTTGCCTATTAATTTATCGTCATCACGATAACATTCAACGCTTATGGCGTGGTCAAGAAGATAAAGTTTGGGCTAAATTTAAAAAGAAATAA
- the folB gene encoding dihydroneopterin aldolase, whose translation MDRIFIEELTVFAQIGVYDWEQQIKQKLVFDLEMAWDCKQAAETDDVAYCLNYAEVSQAIIDYVESKPFLLIERVAYEVADLLESRYQLQGLKIKLSKPKAVAQARNVGVLIVRGCLK comes from the coding sequence ATGGATCGTATTTTTATTGAAGAATTGACTGTTTTTGCACAAATCGGTGTATATGATTGGGAACAGCAAATAAAACAAAAACTTGTGTTTGATTTGGAAATGGCTTGGGATTGTAAACAAGCGGCAGAAACGGATGATGTTGCATATTGTTTAAATTATGCTGAAGTGAGCCAAGCGATTATTGATTATGTGGAAAGTAAACCTTTCTTGCTGATTGAGCGAGTGGCTTATGAAGTGGCGGATTTGCTTGAGTCACGTTATCAACTTCAAGGATTAAAAATTAAACTGAGTAAACCAAAAGCCGTCGCGCAAGCTCGAAATGTTGGCGTATTGATTGTACGTGGATGTTTAAAATAA
- a CDS encoding filamentous hemagglutinin N-terminal domain-containing protein, with protein MYKLNVISLIILTTYTGAAYASTRDFPQNHQIITGNATVSQAENKMTINQTTPTTQIDWHSFDIGQNKEVEFIQPGENSVAYNRVTGGNASQIQGKLTANGKVYLANPNGVIITQGAQINVAGLLATTKDLEKISENGNSNSYQFTRKTKDGQVVKNRQVLKDGLVVKEGQVINEGNITAQDFVVLNGDEVINKGNINVEKNSTINGKVYLSSGEDFTFTLPDSVISVALEDNTVQGIVENEGIVKNEGSIKAGDITLSAKGRKQALDSLVVNNGVLEATKVRNTNGKIVLSADEIKLNDKSDIKGEVETLFTSNENKKLKITSQTGSKVTSPKIDFKGKSVNIKGDFGREDNTKHYSDEHKTLKTEVNIDVPDDENIRIADQDKDKTGTGTDSFIQTEALSSLLANNGKVNLKGKDVNISGRIHIDSFKGTDSLLKLTNKGHIDINNADIHSTGRLFFITSLQNEKDFQSNITITDSKINLGNGAMGLGRSVNEEDLDRWRRTEGSQRKKFDVKMRNVVFDQVDDVVLAGGFEKVNLDNIAATGQTNFYIDGGVSRNRNGRGSKYEYGVLDLDKRTQLSELDQRRRRWGYYSDLDLDMNRAYWHRFDMFATKNTGRAAIKGTEINISNSNINLKNGFVHLLAEKIKLDNSKIDITFDKYNSEDISTQINRLGMNGKVSMVNSHIKIVGDEKSDISPKAPYATMFLIGELIGEKSSIFVKSHQGYTFRTDGDTKIAGKNSKDDLKITAINTGGRTGKEVIINGAPGSIDNDANIANMAFTIGDNADTKTTIENADITALAPNGGTAYLSSKGVEIEVKSNSNFTFFELPREKNFNQTKINGDSTKLSERGFARLYDKINGVRATNLSAEQLNVTDSSEKIINTNLVSSLDVEKLVSVAVCDAGNGCEEQQFGDKGNNTKVSVGELEAEQ; from the coding sequence ATGTATAAATTAAATGTAATTTCTCTTATCATATTGACCACTTACACTGGTGCGGCATATGCTTCTACACGGGATTTTCCACAAAATCATCAGATCATTACTGGGAATGCAACTGTTTCTCAAGCTGAAAATAAAATGACGATTAATCAAACAACCCCTACAACTCAAATAGACTGGCATAGTTTTGACATCGGCCAAAATAAAGAAGTGGAATTTATACAGCCTGGCGAAAATTCTGTGGCATATAACCGTGTAACTGGCGGCAATGCTAGCCAAATCCAAGGGAAATTGACGGCAAACGGTAAAGTTTATTTAGCAAACCCTAATGGGGTTATTATTACCCAAGGGGCACAAATTAATGTAGCTGGTTTACTTGCAACGACCAAAGATTTAGAGAAAATCAGTGAAAATGGCAATAGCAATAGCTATCAATTTACCCGTAAAACAAAAGATGGTCAGGTGGTAAAAAACCGTCAGGTGCTAAAAGACGGTCTGGTGGTAAAAGAAGGTCAAGTTATCAATGAAGGGAACATTACGGCACAAGATTTCGTGGTACTTAATGGCGATGAAGTTATCAATAAAGGGAACATTAACGTTGAAAAAAACTCTACAATCAATGGCAAAGTATATTTATCCTCAGGCGAGGATTTCACATTTACCTTACCAGATAGCGTTATAAGTGTGGCATTAGAAGATAATACAGTACAGGGTATTGTTGAAAATGAAGGTATTGTTAAAAATGAAGGGAGTATTAAAGCAGGAGATATTACACTAAGCGCAAAAGGGCGTAAGCAAGCATTAGATAGTTTGGTTGTGAATAATGGTGTGTTAGAAGCGACTAAAGTCAGAAATACAAACGGAAAAATTGTGTTATCTGCTGATGAAATTAAGTTAAATGATAAAAGTGATATTAAAGGGGAAGTTGAAACTTTATTTACCTCAAATGAAAATAAAAAACTTAAAATCACTTCTCAAACTGGCTCAAAAGTTACCTCGCCTAAAATCGACTTTAAAGGCAAAAGCGTTAATATCAAAGGTGACTTTGGACGTGAAGATAATACAAAGCACTATAGCGATGAGCATAAAACATTAAAAACAGAAGTTAATATTGACGTGCCAGACGATGAAAATATTCGTATTGCGGATCAAGATAAAGATAAAACGGGTACGGGTACGGATTCATTTATACAAACAGAGGCGTTAAGTTCATTACTAGCTAATAATGGAAAAGTAAATCTTAAAGGAAAGGACGTTAATATTTCAGGACGTATTCATATAGATTCCTTTAAAGGCACAGATTCGCTATTAAAGCTAACTAACAAAGGTCATATTGATATCAATAATGCGGATATTCATTCAACAGGTCGTTTATTTTTTATAACCAGTTTGCAGAATGAGAAAGATTTTCAATCAAATATTACCATTACTGACAGCAAAATAAATCTTGGTAACGGAGCTATGGGATTGGGGCGTAGTGTCAATGAAGAAGACCTCGATAGATGGCGTAGAACGGAAGGCTCACAACGCAAAAAGTTTGATGTTAAGATGCGTAATGTAGTATTTGATCAGGTTGATGATGTGGTTTTAGCAGGTGGATTTGAAAAAGTTAATTTAGATAACATCGCCGCCACAGGACAGACGAATTTTTACATTGATGGGGGGGTATCCCGTAATAGAAATGGTAGGGGTTCGAAATATGAATACGGTGTATTAGATTTAGACAAACGTACGCAGTTATCGGAGTTAGATCAACGCAGACGCCGTTGGGGATATTACAGTGATTTAGATTTAGATATGAACAGAGCCTATTGGCATCGTTTTGATATGTTTGCCACCAAAAATACAGGGCGAGCAGCTATTAAAGGCACAGAAATTAATATTTCTAACAGTAATATTAATCTGAAAAATGGATTTGTGCATTTACTGGCAGAAAAAATTAAATTAGATAATAGCAAGATTGATATTACTTTTGATAAATATAATTCAGAAGATATTTCAACTCAAATTAACCGTTTAGGAATGAATGGTAAAGTCTCAATGGTAAACTCACATATCAAAATCGTGGGCGATGAGAAAAGCGATATATCTCCAAAAGCACCTTATGCTACGATGTTTTTAATCGGGGAATTAATAGGGGAAAAAAGTTCTATTTTTGTGAAATCTCATCAGGGTTACACCTTTAGAACTGATGGCGATACAAAAATTGCAGGTAAAAACAGCAAAGATGACTTGAAAATTACTGCAATTAACACAGGTGGAAGAACTGGGAAGGAAGTGATCATTAATGGTGCGCCAGGCTCAATTGATAATGATGCTAATATCGCCAATATGGCATTTACTATTGGTGATAACGCAGATACTAAAACAACCATTGAAAATGCCGACATCACTGCCTTAGCACCAAACGGTGGGACAGCTTATTTAAGCTCCAAAGGGGTAGAAATTGAGGTAAAATCAAATTCAAATTTCACATTCTTTGAACTGCCTCGTGAGAAAAACTTTAATCAAACAAAAATTAACGGCGATTCTACCAAACTCAGTGAACGTGGTTTTGCTAGACTTTATGACAAAATTAACGGTGTGCGAGCCACCAACTTGTCTGCTGAGCAATTGAATGTTACGGACTCAAGCGAAAAAATCATTAATACAAATTTAGTGAGTAGCTTAGATGTTGAAAAACTTGTTTCTGTTGCAGTTTGTGATGCAGGTAACGGTTGCGAAGAACAACAATTCGGCGATAAAGGTAATAATACTAAAGTGAGTGTTGGAGAGTTAGAAGCTGAACAATAA
- the hxuB gene encoding heme/hemopexin-binding protein HxuB — translation MKMRPRYSVIASAVSLGFVLSKSVMALDRPDTGSLNRELEQRQIQSEAKPSGELFNQTANSPYTAQYKQGLKFPLKQVQILDRNNQEVVTDELAHILKNYVGKEVSLSDLSNLANEISEFYRHNNYLVAKAILPPQEIEQGTVKILLLKGNVGEIRLQNHSALSNKFVSRLSNTTVNASEFILKDELEKFALTINDVPGVNAGLQLSAGKKVGEANLLIKINDAKRFSSYVSVDNQGNKYTGRYRLAAGTKVSNLNGWGDELKLDLMSSNQANLKNARIDYSSLIDGYSTRFGVTANYLDYKLGGNFKSLQSQGHSHTLGAYLLHPTIRTPNFRLSTKVSFNHQNLTDKQQAVNVKQKRKINSLTAGIDGSWNLIKDGTTYFSLSTLFGNLANQTNEQRHNAVENFQPQSHFTVYNYRLSHEQILPKSFAFNIGINGQFADKTLESSQKMLLGGLSGVRGHQAGAASVDEGHLIQTEFKHYLPVFSQSVLVSSLFYDYGLGKYYKNSQFLAQGVKNSVKLQSVGAGLSFSDAGSYAINVSVAKPLDNNIDNADKHQFWLSMIKTF, via the coding sequence ATGAAAATGAGACCTCGTTATTCTGTTATTGCAAGTGCGGTCAGTTTAGGCTTTGTTTTGAGTAAATCAGTGATGGCATTAGATCGGCCAGATACTGGATCATTGAACCGTGAACTAGAACAACGTCAAATTCAATCAGAAGCCAAACCTAGTGGCGAATTATTTAATCAAACGGCAAATTCGCCTTATACTGCACAGTATAAACAAGGACTGAAATTTCCACTTAAGCAAGTACAGATTTTAGATCGAAACAATCAAGAAGTCGTCACAGACGAGCTTGCACATATTTTAAAAAATTATGTAGGAAAAGAGGTATCGCTGTCAGATTTAAGTAATTTAGCAAATGAGATCAGCGAATTTTATCGTCATAATAATTATTTAGTTGCAAAAGCAATTTTACCACCGCAGGAAATTGAGCAAGGTACGGTAAAAATTTTGTTACTCAAAGGTAATGTAGGCGAAATACGCTTGCAAAATCACAGTGCATTAAGCAATAAATTTGTATCCCGTCTCTCTAATACAACAGTGAATGCGTCCGAATTTATTTTGAAAGATGAGTTAGAAAAATTTGCTTTAACAATAAACGATGTTCCAGGGGTAAATGCTGGTTTGCAACTCTCCGCAGGCAAAAAAGTCGGCGAAGCGAATTTACTGATTAAGATTAACGATGCAAAACGTTTTTCTAGTTATGTTTCAGTAGATAACCAAGGCAACAAATATACAGGGCGTTACCGTTTGGCTGCGGGGACAAAAGTCAGTAATTTGAATGGCTGGGGCGATGAATTGAAACTGGATTTAATGAGTTCTAATCAGGCTAATTTAAAAAATGCTCGTATAGATTATTCCTCTTTAATTGATGGTTATTCTACGCGTTTTGGTGTAACTGCTAACTATCTCGACTACAAATTAGGTGGTAATTTTAAATCATTACAATCTCAAGGGCATTCCCATACCTTAGGGGCTTATTTGTTGCACCCAACAATCCGTACACCAAATTTTCGTTTAAGTACTAAAGTGAGCTTTAATCATCAAAACCTTACGGATAAACAACAAGCGGTTAATGTGAAACAAAAACGGAAAATAAATAGTTTAACTGCAGGGATTGACGGTTCTTGGAATCTTATTAAAGATGGGACAACTTATTTTTCATTGTCTACCTTGTTCGGTAATTTAGCGAATCAAACTAATGAACAACGACATAATGCAGTAGAGAATTTTCAACCACAATCGCATTTTACGGTATATAACTACCGCTTGTCTCACGAGCAAATTTTACCAAAATCTTTTGCTTTCAATATTGGTATAAACGGTCAGTTTGCCGATAAAACCCTTGAAAGCTCACAGAAAATGTTGCTTGGTGGTTTGTCTGGAGTACGTGGACATCAAGCTGGTGCGGCTTCTGTGGATGAAGGGCATTTGATACAAACAGAATTCAAACATTATTTACCAGTCTTTTCCCAAAGTGTGCTAGTTAGTTCATTGTTCTATGACTATGGTTTGGGAAAATATTATAAAAATAGCCAATTTCTCGCACAAGGCGTGAAAAATAGCGTGAAATTACAAAGCGTTGGTGCAGGACTTTCTTTTTCAGATGCTGGCAGCTATGCCATCAATGTCAGTGTCGCCAAGCCGCTTGATAACAATATTGATAATGCCGATAAACACCAATTTTGGCTTTCTATGATTAAAACTTTCTAA
- the hxuC gene encoding heme/hemopexin-binding protein HxuC, giving the protein MRFSKLSLAITTTLVTANALAQSVELDSINVIATRDPSRFAYTPEKQSKDSLLSKQATSVAAALEDIPNVDIRGGSRSIAQKPNIRGLSDNRVVQVIDGVRQNFDLAHRGSYFLPMSLIQEIEVIKGPSSSLWGSGALGGVVAMRTPNALDLLKNNDKFGVKIRQGYQTANNLSEKDVSVFAANDKFDVLISGFYNNADNLRTGKGNKLNNTAYKQFGGLAKFGWQINDANRVELSHRETRFKQTAPSNNEVENELTNEQITDQINKFHGSKDDLLPRRQPSESERSEFYSKVKTRFGSVSYLSDQQIPDQSTVFNYYLTPDNPYLNTHIALYNNKTIEKEQRKVSGVKDQTKLTTRGINLRNSSELSHISFVYGVDYMRDKIRTERGTNGSDAKFRAEPYNANSNTTGVYLIAHIPLFGEKLLLSPSVRYDHYDTSSKTVKYKDNHLSPATKLTWIVTNWLDFTAKYNEAFRAPSMQERFVSGAHFGANTLGLDQVNRFVANPNLRPETAKNKEITANLHFDSLFKQDDKFKIEATYFRNDVKDFINLKIFNDAKTNTNANASANANANANAGAGAGASTNRAFLPTNSQYQNITNARLSGIELQAQYQTERLTLFTNYGSTKGKDKDSGEALSNIAASKIGVGVNYALVKDKFTVGATVTHYAAQRRVPKDHSVTYPSYILTDLRATYAPLKGEWKNLRLDFALENLFDRKYQPAFSLMEGTGRNAKISAVYSF; this is encoded by the coding sequence ATGCGATTTTCTAAACTTTCCCTTGCAATTACAACAACCTTAGTGACAGCAAATGCGCTAGCGCAATCCGTTGAATTAGACTCTATCAACGTTATTGCGACACGAGATCCAAGTAGGTTTGCTTATACGCCAGAAAAACAATCTAAAGATAGTCTTCTTTCCAAGCAAGCCACTAGTGTTGCAGCTGCGTTAGAAGACATTCCCAATGTTGATATTAGAGGCGGTTCAAGAAGCATTGCTCAAAAACCTAATATTCGAGGGTTAAGTGATAATCGTGTTGTGCAAGTTATTGATGGCGTGAGACAAAATTTTGATTTAGCACATAGAGGTTCTTATTTTCTTCCAATGTCACTCATCCAAGAAATTGAAGTAATCAAAGGACCAAGTAGCTCCTTATGGGGTAGCGGTGCATTGGGTGGTGTTGTGGCAATGCGTACGCCAAATGCTTTGGACTTATTGAAAAATAATGACAAATTCGGAGTTAAAATTCGCCAAGGTTATCAAACTGCTAATAATTTATCGGAAAAGGATGTGTCTGTATTTGCGGCAAATGACAAATTCGATGTTCTTATTAGTGGTTTCTATAATAATGCGGATAATTTACGCACTGGTAAAGGCAATAAGCTGAATAATACCGCCTATAAACAGTTTGGGGGCTTAGCAAAGTTTGGTTGGCAAATTAATGATGCGAACCGCGTGGAATTATCCCACCGCGAAACTCGTTTTAAACAAACAGCACCAAGCAATAATGAGGTGGAAAACGAACTTACCAATGAACAAATTACAGATCAAATCAACAAGTTCCACGGATCAAAAGACGATCTTCTTCCTAGAAGACAACCATCAGAATCAGAAAGATCAGAGTTTTACTCTAAAGTGAAGACACGTTTTGGTAGTGTCAGTTATTTAAGTGATCAACAAATTCCTGATCAAAGCACGGTATTTAACTATTATTTAACGCCAGATAATCCTTATCTAAATACGCATATCGCGCTGTATAACAATAAAACTATTGAGAAAGAACAGCGTAAAGTCAGTGGTGTGAAAGATCAGACTAAATTGACTACCCGAGGTATAAATTTACGTAATTCTTCCGAATTATCTCACATTTCCTTTGTTTATGGGGTGGATTATATGCGAGATAAAATCCGTACCGAACGAGGCACAAACGGTAGTGATGCGAAGTTTCGAGCGGAACCCTATAATGCGAATTCAAACACTACAGGCGTTTATTTAATCGCTCATATTCCGCTATTTGGGGAAAAATTGCTACTTTCGCCAAGTGTACGTTATGACCACTACGATACCTCAAGTAAAACTGTAAAATACAAGGATAATCATTTATCTCCTGCCACAAAATTGACTTGGATAGTGACCAATTGGTTAGATTTTACTGCCAAATATAATGAAGCTTTCCGAGCACCATCTATGCAAGAGCGGTTTGTGAGTGGTGCTCACTTTGGGGCAAATACTCTAGGGCTAGATCAAGTCAATAGATTTGTAGCAAATCCAAATTTGCGCCCTGAAACAGCGAAAAATAAAGAAATTACCGCAAATCTACATTTTGATAGTCTGTTTAAACAAGACGATAAATTCAAAATTGAAGCGACTTATTTCCGTAATGATGTGAAAGATTTTATTAACTTAAAAATATTTAATGATGCAAAGACAAATACAAATGCAAATGCAAGTGCAAATGCAAATGCAAATGCAAATGCAGGTGCAGGTGCAGGTGCAAGTACAAATAGAGCATTTTTGCCAACAAATTCCCAGTATCAAAACATAACTAATGCCCGTTTAAGCGGTATTGAGTTGCAAGCTCAATACCAAACAGAACGTTTAACGCTATTTACTAACTACGGCAGCACCAAAGGTAAAGATAAAGATAGTGGCGAAGCTTTATCAAACATTGCCGCAAGCAAAATCGGCGTAGGGGTAAATTATGCTTTAGTAAAAGACAAATTCACGGTGGGAGCGACAGTAACCCATTACGCTGCTCAACGCCGAGTGCCTAAAGATCATAGTGTTACCTACCCAAGTTATATACTGACCGATCTTCGTGCTACCTATGCACCATTAAAAGGCGAATGGAAAAACCTGCGTTTAGATTTTGCACTGGAAAACTTGTTTGATAGAAAATATCAACCCGCGTTTAGTTTAATGGAAGGCACTGGTCGTAATGCGAAAATTAGTGCAGTTTATAGCTTCTAA
- a CDS encoding glycosyltransferase family 9 protein: protein MPLFTKAPKSLCILRLSAVGDVCHALAVVQHIQAYYPQTEVTWIVGKTEMGLLSGIPNVTLIPYDKKAGWKGVLSLWKQLKNKQFDALLNMQTAFRASILSLGIKAKFKIGFGEKRSREGQWLFVNRRIRDPFSPHVLDGFMAFAEYIGVPKAEPKWELAISQDDDKFADQFIDFSRKNLLISPCSSKAEKDWLIERYAEVANIAHQHNVNVIFCSSPAKRELEIVEKITALCHFTPTNIAGKTNLKQLTALISKVDLVLSPDSGPAHIATTQGTPVIGLYAYHNPLRTAPYNNLDNVVSVYEENAQKEFGKPSSELPWATKLKGKNLMAEIQVEPVIEQMKKLGLF from the coding sequence ATGCCACTTTTTACCAAAGCTCCAAAATCCCTTTGTATTCTCCGATTGTCAGCGGTAGGCGATGTTTGCCACGCCTTAGCTGTGGTTCAGCACATTCAGGCATATTATCCCCAAACAGAAGTGACTTGGATTGTAGGCAAAACCGAAATGGGTTTGCTTTCGGGTATTCCTAATGTCACGCTCATTCCTTATGATAAAAAAGCGGGATGGAAAGGCGTTTTATCACTTTGGAAACAACTAAAAAATAAGCAGTTTGATGCGCTATTAAATATGCAAACAGCATTTCGTGCATCAATCCTTTCTTTAGGAATTAAAGCAAAATTCAAAATTGGATTTGGAGAAAAACGTTCTCGCGAAGGGCAATGGCTATTTGTAAATCGTCGTATCAGAGATCCTTTTTCCCCTCACGTATTAGATGGATTTATGGCTTTCGCTGAATATATTGGCGTACCGAAAGCAGAACCGAAATGGGAATTAGCTATCTCACAAGATGATGATAAATTTGCCGATCAATTTATTGATTTCTCTCGTAAAAATTTATTAATTTCCCCTTGTTCTAGCAAAGCAGAAAAAGATTGGCTAATCGAACGTTATGCAGAGGTTGCCAATATTGCCCATCAGCATAATGTCAATGTGATTTTCTGCAGTTCGCCAGCCAAACGTGAATTAGAAATAGTCGAAAAAATTACCGCACTTTGCCATTTCACGCCAACCAATATTGCAGGAAAAACAAACCTAAAACAGCTTACCGCTTTAATTTCTAAGGTTGATTTGGTACTTTCGCCAGATTCTGGCCCTGCCCATATTGCGACAACACAAGGAACACCCGTTATTGGCTTATATGCCTATCACAATCCTTTGCGTACTGCGCCTTATAATAATTTAGATAACGTGGTATCTGTATATGAAGAAAATGCCCAAAAAGAATTTGGCAAACCATCTTCTGAACTACCTTGGGCAACCAAACTAAAAGGGAAAAATTTGATGGCAGAGATTCAAGTCGAACCCGTCATTGAACAAATGAAAAAATTGGGATTATTTTGA